One genomic segment of Rubripirellula tenax includes these proteins:
- a CDS encoding DUF6384 family protein yields MPSASANAQATAPASSSLNSQEMPSPLENLSLQETLRVMDVAREMRDRRETAEEMFRRDDLRASLREKLLRTARLSGDTVTEAEIDAAIRQYMDTLHVFQEPAPGMSRFMAHCWVWRNRIMAGAAAAATVVGAYWFLFA; encoded by the coding sequence ATGCCTTCGGCCTCAGCCAACGCGCAAGCCACCGCCCCAGCGTCGTCATCGCTAAATTCCCAAGAAATGCCCTCGCCGCTGGAGAATCTGTCGCTCCAGGAGACGCTGCGGGTAATGGATGTGGCGCGTGAGATGCGGGATCGTCGCGAAACGGCCGAAGAGATGTTCCGCCGCGATGACCTGCGGGCTTCGCTACGAGAAAAGCTGCTTCGGACAGCGCGATTGTCCGGCGACACCGTCACCGAAGCCGAGATCGATGCCGCGATTCGGCAGTACATGGACACGTTGCATGTCTTCCAGGAACCGGCGCCGGGGATGAGCAGGTTCATGGCCCACTGTTGGGTTTGGAGAAACCGCATCATGGCGGGCGCGGCGGCGGCCGCAACGGTCGTTGGTGCGTATTGGTTCTTGTTCGCTTAA